TATATCAATCTTATCAAAAACGGTTGGGGAGAGTTGGCCGGTATCTGGATCCCATGAGCGCTCGTTCTCTAAAGTAGCTGGGCGTCGCACAAGCTTCGTTACGGAGTGGCCAGCAGAGGAGAGGAAGCTTGATAGCGCAGAGCCGATAAACCCCGAGGCTCCAACGATAAGGATGCGCTTGCGTGGCAGGTCGCTTTTAGAGGGGTCGGTACGAGTTGAGATCACGACCCACCGAGCACCATCTTTGCTATCTCGCTGGCGCTCTTTCCGTCGTACTGACCGGCGTAGTTCTCTTTGAGATGTTTCATGACGGTGTTGAGAGCGGCATCGGGGGTAGAGCTCTTTACCTCAAGGATTATTCGCTCCAGCTCTTGAGCGTTTAGCTGTACAGGAAGAAAGCTCTCGATAATTGAGATCTCTAAGAGTAGCGTTGTTTTAGAGTCCTCTCGGTTCGCCTGCTCCGCAAACTGGAGGGACTCCTGGCGCTTCTTCAACTCGCGATGAAGTATAAGGGTGCAATCGCTCTCTGTCAGATCGGTTACCGACCGCTGC
The nucleotide sequence above comes from Pseudomonadota bacterium. Encoded proteins:
- a CDS encoding GatB/YqeY domain-containing protein is translated as MKAKLKEALKPAMKAKDRVRLDTIRGILSEIQYEEMQRSVTDLTESDCTLILHRELKKRQESLQFAEQANREDSKTTLLLEISIIESFLPVQLNAQELERIILEVKSSTPDAALNTVMKHLKENYAGQYDGKSASEIAKMVLGGS